Within the Amaranthus tricolor cultivar Red isolate AtriRed21 chromosome 15, ASM2621246v1, whole genome shotgun sequence genome, the region ACATTCTAAGAACGATTTCAAAATGGTAAATAATGCATGAAGCCAAATATGGGCAAAAAAATTTCTACAAATGGCAAGAACACATGATATCAATAGGCATCCCACTTTGAAGCTAATATAAATCAGCAATACAACTTACTTAAGTCAATGATTCACTTATGATACAGCGTACAACCAAAAGGAAGAAAGGAGCCAAAACGGAAACATACTTCATTGGCACTTAATTGAACCATACATAAGAGAGTAGCTCACCTGATAAAGTGTTCTCGGTCATCCAATATCAAGACAACATTGTATGCATCTTCAAAGTTCTGCACATCTTCTAGCGGGGGCAATCTAAGAACATCTTGACCGACTCGAAGTGGTTCACTACCCTGTGCCACAAGATAATTCTAAAGTAACCAAAAGAAAATAAGGTGATGATTTATGAAACTTGCTAAAACAAATGCCTTAAATATGATTGGTAATACTGTACACAAATTGTAACAGTTACAAGTTAAAGCAAAGCACTAGCTAAGGCAGACCAAAAATTATCTTGTGAAAGACATTTAGTAGTTAGACAAAACAGGGAGGGAATTAGTTGCCTATACATGAAAGGATGTGAAAGCAAGAGATCATCAAAATATTGTGAGTTTGTTATAGCTTTTTAGATTATTGGGAGAGAACAAGCCTCTTCAAAGCTTATAATTATCTTcacatttttgttttttctaataGTTTAGCCTTCACCTTCCTCCTCTTTGATTTCTCCTTTGTCGGAAAATGTTATTCCATAAATAGAAACCAACAAATGATAGGAGGACAAATAGGAAAGCAATAGGTGAGTTTCCTATCATTAAATTGTCAGCAAACCGTAACACTCAAAAGTACGCAGACAAAATCTAATTATGGTATCAAAATTGACAAGATCATTAGTTTCCGCAATATCCAACACTAGAGCATGTCTACGCTATATTGCAAATATCATTGCAACTTTACATAAATTAGAAGTGCATAGAGATATAACGAGTTATTTTGATCTAACCtttataatttaaaagtaaaCAGCTATAGATATATGCCAATATCAAAAATTGACGCAAAACTAAAAATCCCTcctatagtgcaaaaacaaggtcaTATCGTATTGTATCATATAGGTCATATTGTAGATGTtttcaaatttacaaaaatgGTATCACCCATatcgtaaaggtgtaaaaaaaaagtattttaggcCGCATCAAGTGATATTTAATGGTTTAGGCTGATGTTAAGAGGTACAACAACCGCATCACTCCTGTAACCGTATCACTGTGACTGTTGGTTTTGTACTATGCTCCCTCCCAAATACATATTCCTTTTCAGGTTGTCAGTTTTCACAATCAATTTGATACATATCCTTTTCCAATGAGTTTTTTCTACACCAAAAAAAGCCTACTACAATGCATTTACactatatatttattaaaatagcaACTACTTTAAAGCATTTATACCACGTAAATCTAACTTTTCGACTTCCAAACCTATATTTTAACCCTCAATCCACTTAAATGTATATTCATGATTCAATGTCATCAAGAAGAATTCCATGTGCTACTGACTCGAGAAGTCCAAACGAGAACGCTATGAAGGTTTGTTTCATAACTTGTAAGTATAAGTTAAACAAGCAGCTATAGATTGAAAGGGAGATTGACCATGTAATTAAGGTTGAACATGACAAACTTTAGACAATAAATCAAAGACGTCGAGCAATTGCCTTCAAGCTCTGAGTCGGTGCCTTTAGCATCAAGTAGGAAGTCATTAGCAACAAGCACTTTCCTGGCAAAGAAAAATAGACGTCGAGCAATTGCCTTCAAGCTCTGAGTCGGTGCCTTTAGCATCAAGTAGGAAGTCATTAGCAACAAGCACTTTCCTGGCAAAGAAAAACAGGGGGCAAAGAGGACCGTAGAGTCATCACTAACACTAACGACCACCAAGGCGTCTTCATGACACGAACAGGTTGCGAGCTATGCATAATTATGCAACGAGGTGTCCCCTGAGTCCGTGCTATGTCTTAATTCTTATTCCGGTTTGGTCATCTATAACATGCTTGCATCAAAGTtataattatcttaaaattctcattttgcTTAGATAATAATTTCACGTACTTTCACTATGCTAGGagtttattactattatattttaattataattacatGTATTTAGAGTAATAGTTAAGCTAAGACTCTTGCAGTTTCAAGAGTAATGTTTCATGTAGGTTGTCAAGTCTTATACTCTTGCAAATACCCATacaattcattaataaaaaatcaattttgagtTCAAAAGTGATTTGAGTTGAGTTAAGAGAAAAGGTTCTTGTAAGGATACTAGCGTGTAATCAAATGAGTAAAATCCAAAAACCATTTTGAGCGAGAGTATCCCCAAGATTGTTTTTTAACCTTTGACTATTGGCCACAATATCCTAAAATAGTGAGTTGAAGCAGTGAGAATATACCATAGATTAGGCTAAAAAAGTTATTGTCAACTTCGCATGAATTGGGTCAATAAATTCTTGTCCACGATGGGTCTTAAgttgtttttcactaaagtGGACTCATACCCATAACTAGTGCACCTAGACTTCAATAAAATGAGCCAAAAACCCATATGTATCAAATCAATTAATTTGTGACAGAGAACGTAGCAATTCTTTTGCAAACTTGTTTTAGAGAGTTGGCCATGCATATACAGCTGGCAATTTGTGAAATCCTTTATAGAAAGTACTGAATACTTACCAAAGATGAGCACGGAATCAAGGACGTAACATGAGTAAGAGGAGATGCAATTGATCTGAAGGAAGTACAACCATTTTGAATTATACCATTAGTGAGACTTCGTTGATCTGCAACaagaaaagggaagaaagcattaCGACAAATCTGGTGAAGCTCCATGTTTTGAATCAGCAACAATGCAAAAACAATGTGACGTTATGAAAATCCTAAAACCGAAACATTATAGTTTGCTTCATCAAAGCACATTACCATCAATATGCTCATAACTAGTTGATGCATCACCAGAGTCTCTCCTAACTGTTGCCTGAAAACCAGAGCGGGAGCCAAAAACTGCATCCTCTCGCAGTCTGCACAGAACTGTCGGCCAAATGGTAGATAGAGTCTCAGGTGACGAACATTTAGATACTTCTGCCAACACACGTAGAACTTGTTCCCTTGTGAAACCCAAGTTTGTGAACTACAAAAGTAAAACTACATGTAAATTATAGCcaactagtatagaaactcatGCAGTGCAcgaatttttgataaaaatatacTTCTTTTAGTAcgtaattaaaacaaaaatatgtaatcatacattatatttttaaagctaAAACTTTTTTCATAGGACTGTCGCAATCAATATAATGTCATATACTGTAATCCTATTGAGGCAATTTAACATTGACTCAacaatcaattagaaaaatcaaattaacaTTGACTTGtgtatttttatattgaaatttttAATGACTAATTAATCATATATTGAAAACCTATTGAGGTAATTTAATATcacattaaaaattgattgttGGATTTCCTTATTTAAGGTATTAGTTAAATAATACAATTTCCTTTATTAAAAcatttatcaattaaaaaatattgcaaattgATTATACAATTTCTTTACTTAACGCATCAGTTAACGACCTTTGCAGGCAATAATGAAGTTGCTTTGTCAGCATACTCGTCCAATCAAATTTATCCAATTGTAAACATCAGGCATTTGTCATTTTGcttaagctttattaaaatgtatgatTCTCATATCTAAACAAAGAAACCAGCCACCTTTTTTTTGAGAGAGGGGGCATGATTATGACGAGAAAATCAAGTTAAAGATCCTGAAACAGAAAAGCAAACAGTGCTTCTTCACAGATAATGAGTGTGTGCCATAGAAAAAACCAGCACCTTGTACCTAAAACATCATGATAGCAAACAAAACACACTTACATGACCATTAACACCAGAAAGACAACTACAACAGTAAGCACATTATCCAACATTAAAGTGCTGAGAAAATATAGATAAACACGCACCTAGAATCAAAAATACTCCATTAAAAACATGAAATTATATATTAACAGGAAACTTTGTAGTCCAACGTAACGTACAACATCTTCCCCACGTTACTCGAATTCCTTATAAGTGTCCAATATGGTCATATGCCCAACAGATATAGGGATTGTTCTACCTGACGGATTGTTACTAGAGAAAACTTATAGAGTAGTAAAAATGCAAGAGTGACAGCAATGggaaaaacttaaatgaaattaaCTGAATTTTAAATAAGGGAGAACCCGACTCTTTTCTTTACAGCATTTTGAACTAAAAGCAGAAGATCGTGTGTCTGTTATCTATCATCTCAATTAAGAAGAAACTCTTCCAAAAAAATTGAGGGgaaacagaaaataaaaaacaatagcaTCCAGCCCTATACCAGAAAAAGTGTTAGAAAGTTAGAAACTACCCACAAACATATTAGACAGATATAAATCAGATATTCCAAACGAAATTAAATACAATTCAGTGTAAAGAATGCTTTAAATGAAATTCATTTACCCTCTCAAGAAACTCCATTGGAATATCATCCTTCATGCCCTTTCTTGTGTTCTGATCAGAAAATGTGAGTATATCAGAAGAGACCAGTTCAACGTTCTCCGCATCTTGGTCATCTGAATCTGATGTTTCTTCTGTGTTTACCACATTTTGAACAGAATCAAGCACACCGGATCTGGATATACATTCGATTGCAACCCGACGACCCGCATCAGATAACATGTATCTGTACAGTAAAACTAAAAGCTATCAGCAAGTACAGCCCATTAACTCTTAGCATCCAAAGTAATTCAATGATTTCTCATATACAACTACTTGTTTATTAAATTCTAATTCATAAAAATTCAGTTAAGAAATTAATCCTCACTGTGATGTTTACATCAAGAAAACAAACTTGATATTAAAGCAAAAGACTGACAAAATTACAGGTCAAAAAGCTGCAATTTGTTTTGCCAAGTAGCAACATGATACTTGAGATTACTTTAAGGCAAGAAATAAAGCAAGCAAACAATTTTTATCTATGACATCAATATATAAATAGTCCCTTTTAGTTCAGGTGGTTCATTTTCAGGTCAAGTCGAAAGATTTCTTATTCAAGATCTAGAACCCTCAGGTTTGGGTTAACCCAAATTTCAACAAGACAAGAGATTCTGTTAGGTGGTTTTCTTAACTCCATACAAGTATAAAACACACAATAATACAGCCCTAATAGTAGTTCACCACAAACAAGGACCtccaaacatttttttgtaaaaaaaagctATATTAGAGCAAAAAGCACTGAAACAAAGCAGGTGTTAAGAAATCCCACTGCAATAACATCTAATTACAGTACAATTTTCCCAGCGCTTCTACATAAATCATCATAAGAAAAAATCCAAAAAGCTCATTGGCCATAACCCATACGGTTGCTAAATATGTAACCTTATCGCAAACATCTGATCTAAAGAAATGATCCTTGAAAATGTGCCTATTCCTTTCTGACCATATTGCCCAGAATGTGGCTAAGATGCAGCAATGTCATACATGTAACGTTTAACAAGATGAGTTCGgataaaaaacacaaaaaaaaggCCAAATTTGGTTTGAACCAAAGTATCAAGGTTTGGATGATATCAAATTGATTTTGGGGTCACAACTTTAATCTAATACCCACTTTTTATGGCAGACATGTAGGAGCCCTGAGTTGTCTtaaaacaatattaaattttcaattagtttaaatgctaatgaacaatgaatcaaaataagattatttttaaaatactttgataacattatatttatattttagcgATAGTATATTATAGGTAACATattgttcattttattttaattttttgacaaGGAAAATTTTATTAGAGTAAAAGGCACAAAAAATACGAAGAGACAATGCATATGCAGAAAGAAAGATGCTTTTCAAAATGCCGATTCTGATACcaacaaacaaaacagaacTATAACAATCAAGAATAAACAGATTGTGGTATTCTCGATTAGATCTTGAATTCTTGAAAGATTATAAACACAAATTCAGTAATCTATAGATATTTCTTACAAGTAACGGAAAGTAGAGGTTGACATACATCAATTTTGCAAAGGCGGAAAAGTGTTCATTGACTCATACCATTATTGCTGATAAATATGGGCTAATTGAGCCACATGACCTTCTGAAACAGCTTCAACTAGAATTAAAAGCCTAAATAAACCTCTCGGTTTTACTCTTATTTTGTAAACCTCTAACTTAAAAAGAATCAGCAAACCTCATTGCAACTTGCACAAAGTAAAACCCGCCAACTTGTTAGTTATGGTAAATCCTTAAGCTTGTTGAGTTAATGGACAGACTCAAAATGTCCATACTATCGGTTTCGGTAACGGGTCTTGACCGATCTATTACATACTCCTACTAATGCAATCAGATGTAGATAACTAAGTACAGCAAGTGCAAAGGGCCACATCTAGAGCAGTTTCCAACTTCTCTTTGTCATACGCTTTTAATATGACACTCTCGTTTTAGTGAAAAAGATTGTTTGAGCTATTCGTGGAAAGACACAAGCATCTAAAAAGCTCCAATGATTGAATACAACAGTACAAATGCATTAAAGGACTACTCCATATTGTGCAACAGAAAAATGACAAAAGGCCAGATGCAATCAGTTCCGGAAACTACAGCAGATGTCTAAGAAATCAGTAGGCTGAAGATCCTCACAAACACTAATGCCCTAGTCTTTGGATCGAAACATGGGAACCCaaccttaaaaatataacaacgTGACCATTGAAAAAGCAGCCACCAGAATTCAAAGTCACATTTAACAATCTCAACCCCCAGTACCAATTTATCAATATTACATCCAGCATTGTCTCTCCAAGAAGTACCACTACGGTATATCTTCTAAACAAAACCACTAATAAAAATAACCAGAAAACTATGTCATTACACCAATGCCCAGGCTCCCTCCTAAGTCTTTGGAAAGTTAGATGTGtttaccacaataataataataaagaggtGTGGTAATAATCAGCTAATCACAGTGTCGCCAAAGTAGAATCTTACAGGTGCTAAACACGAAGCACTAGCCGCTCTGCTGCTATAGCAACATAATCCACAGTCGATAATGATCCATTTATAATTGTAAACTTAAGAGATGAATAACATCTTTTAGATTGTAGTTTAAAAAGACCTTTAATAACCTAACCAAGTTCAAGTAACAAAACATAATGACTAATATGGTGAAATAACAACTTACAACAAATGTTTATTTTAAATCACATGTAATTGGATTTTGCTGTTTGGCTAGTTGAAGATTGCAATGAACCCATATAGCTGTTCATCAAGAATATAAGACACGGAGTATTAAATGTTCAGAAGCACAAGCATAGTAttaaagagagagagagagagagagagagagagagagagagaatatTAAATAAACTGTAAGGGAAACTACAGAATTACAGAGATAAAATCTTATGAAGGAGATAGAAAACAAAATGTAAAGCAGACGAAAGAAAAATGGAGTATAATACTACAATTTTTTGGATCCCTTTCTCTGACTGTAAGTCTTCTAATTATATTGGGTCCTTCAAATTCTCTTTCGAGAAATACCAACTGAATTCTGATAGAGCATCTTGCTCACACCTTAATTTGTTCCAACGTCATTACATTGCTAGGCACAGCTTGCCACTAAACATTTGGCGCTCCACGTCTAGCATAAGTCAACAGTACTGAGGGGTCTGACTTCTTGAGTCAGTGCAAAGATCCGTTACAAAGCAATGTAATAACAGATGCTCTTACAATTGTTGTCCTGCTCAACACTCTCCCTACCACTTGCTGCCCATCATGCTTCAAAGCTTCAACTTCATTTGCTTCTTTAAGTTCTATACATTAACATAACAACTCAATTAAGAGTGATACTAAGTCCTGTCCACACTCATCAAAAAATATACTAATTCAAACACTAGTGCTCCTGTCCCTAAATGTTCAATCGCTAATTACATGCTCCCTCGCACCTATTTGGAATAAGGTGggatttttgttttcaattggAGAAAAGGCGCATGGTCTATTTAAACATTGTACTCTTATTGATACATGTAGAAGCAAATGAAGAGTTGTATTTTAGACAATTCTAATTTGTATCCGGAAACCTCTCATCCCATGACTGTATCTCTTAGCTTCttcattgataaaaaaatttctttatataaaaaaaaatctcccTCGCACCTATAAGAAACAAGCAATTTTGGTAGTAAGAAATCAAATGGTAGTATAGCCAAAAGATTCCTATCTATCAAATTACTAGTAATAACAAACTATACATAAGCCCATAACATATATTGTTCACTTTTAGAAGTTTATTACAATACATTGACTATGTTGCCCTTTGCCATCTTTTGACATACACCAAAGGCATGTACCATTCATTGATTCATAACACAAAGTTGCAACTCACACATACATTTATCACCACTACACTATCTCAGCATACTAAATATATCGTAAGAGGCTCAGAAAGAATCCTTGTGAATAAGGAATCAAGTTTATCATGCTTGTTTTATCCTAAAAAGCGAGAGAGCAATACATGTCTAGCAAAGTACAGGTTAACTCTACTTCCATTTCGTGTCTTCGAATCACCATTTGCCAAATGAGTATCAACCTTATATGTTGGCTTAGAGACCAAGAGTTCCAAGTGTTCATCATTCAAGCTCCATGTAATAATTACCCATCTAAATAGTGATATCATCATAAAAAGGGATAtttggaagaatgaacaacatgGAACAGCCTCGCATTGGTGTCGTCAACACATTCAGTCTCCCTAACTTAGTTCTTTAACAATCCTCCCTCATGACTAATGttacacaaaataaaatttaattagataCAAGAAAAGAAACGAGAAGCAATAACTTAGTGTTTCAAAACTTAGGAAACAAAATTTTGTCCAATGGAAGCTAAGATAGGGTCATGATGTTGAACGTACATGACACAGATAATAGAtcaaaagtgtaaaaataacattaaccaTAGCGGTAcaacaaaaaaagaaatggcATGTTTTTCCATCTTGATGCAAACGAGAAACGTTAATTTAGTGTTTAAAATCACGATTTTAAACCATTAGATTTTCATTCCGTTTACGTATAAACGATTTGACACACGGTACGATGCAACGTTTTGTGTTACGTGCATCGTTGCTCATGATTAGGAACCTATTTTAGCACATTAAACGCTCCATATAACCTACCAACTACCCATCAATGCCCATAAAGCTTCTTGCAGTGAATCTCAATAACACCTCTTATGTGAAGTTGACTCTTGACTTAAATCATGTGCACCTCTTATGTGAAGTTGCGGATAATATCTGCTTTCAAGGGTCAATCATAAATAAACTCTCAATCATCATATGGGAATATTGTGTACTTTTTCCCCACACCCCAGCCCAAACCTTGCCTCGATAGtcgcctaggtgggagccactttgGTATTGGGGTactaaattttaattgtatCAAGATACAAATCAACTCTAAGTTgtttttagtaaaaataaaattgtacatTTTGCAAAAAGCTAGACGGGCgccaaaaaggattgataaCGATATATAATACCTATGACTTGTACTAACATGTAATACCTCGTCCCCATGATCAGCTGATTTGTAAATACAAGTGTACAGCTATTagaaataatttgaaaaaataatcatGTACAGCCAACAATTTTTGAAAGAAGCTACTACTAGGCTTATGAGCTCAATAATGCAGAACTGAATAAGACCATAAAATAAGACTTGCAAAATTGTAAtcatagtttttttaaaaaaaacatagccTATACATTAGAGCAAATACTATGAAGCAAAGAGTAGGAGCCATACTTTGCAGGACAACTTGTCTTATAAACGAGACCTTTGTCAATCAGTTTACCCATTGCACTCCATCCACTGTACCATTCCTTGGGGGAACTCCCAAATGCCCCTGGTTTGCCTCTGCCCTTTTCTGGCCTAAGTACataacaaatatataataacaaCAAATGTCTTTTTGtcatttgaattaattttattcaaGAGTGGAAGACAACACGTTCCAAAgatattgaattaattttattcaaGAGCACCATATGTCAGCAAAGACTATCAAAGTAAGGGTGTACCAATagtttagaaaaaaattaagcatAAATAGGGTTAGTCAGGTTATCATACACTATTGGAACTCGAGCAAGACCACTTGCTTCAGCTGCATCAATCAGTTCCTGCTTATGCATAAATTCGATTCCGTTGGTAGTCCCCCTAATGATGAAAACAAGATATAAAAGCCTTGTTTACATTTCCACAAGGATTAACTGATTCcacttctttctttttcttcttgagtaaaataaaaactaaataaaatgaatGTGAATATAATTCACTAGTATAAACCTTGCCATAAAATGATAGTTTTTGGCAAGAatcttaaaaaaagaaaaaaaaaaagaaaaaggaaaaaggggGAGAGGGGGTAGATTTGGGCACATAACCAACAAGGTACCATTTAAGCAAAATATAAATCTGCAAGTACCAAAAGTTTATTCGCACCTATATAAGGAAATCAACAATGCATAGGCAACAGAATTTTTCTGTGGGAGATAGCTCT harbors:
- the LOC130801951 gene encoding crossover junction endonuclease MUS81 isoform X3; amino-acid sequence: MHKQELIDAAEASGLARVPIVPEKGRGKPGAFGSSPKEWYSGWSAMGKLIDKGLVYKTSCPAKYMLSDAGRRVAIECISRSGVLDSVQNVVNTEETSDSDDQDAENVELVSSDILTFSDQNTRKGMKDDIPMEFLERFTNLGFTREQVLRVLAEVSKCSSPETLSTIWPTVLCRLREDAVFGSRSGFQATVRRDSGDASTSYEHIDDQRSLTNGIIQNGCTSFRSIASPLTHVTSLIPCSSLNYLVAQGSEPLRVGQDVLRLPPLEDVQNFEDAYNVVLILDDREHFIRTKSRQLIEKICDEFKIQIETRRLPVGDAIWIARHKQAGKEYILDFIVERKNVDDLRGSIRDNRYKDQKLRLQRTGIKKIMYVVEGDPNTCEGADSIKTACFTTEILEGFDVQRTSSLGDTLRCFGFLTLAITEYYKLKSRTDESKTVGSCPVYNQFIKQCEDVDKMTVSDVFATQLMQVPLVTEDIALAVLHSYPTLYSLARAYADLDEDIVAQEELLMKESKGVVNKVASRNIFRFVWT
- the LOC130801951 gene encoding crossover junction endonuclease MUS81 isoform X4, which produces MEIEQRAACPENDALVEYMQKWWTEMSKNNPKTYTHNTEKTIQKALNNVCKHKTPITTLKEFKDIKGIGKWFVTNMREFFNSNSFTSQDDDLEKEGKKARGSKSYLPQKNSVAYALLISLYRGTTNGIEFMHKQELIDAAEASGLARVPIVPEKGRGKPGAFGSSPKEWYSGWSAMGKLIDKGLVYKTSCPAKYMLSDAGRRVAIECISRSGVLDSVQNVVNTEETSDSDDQDAENVELVSSDILTFSDQNTRKGMKDDIPMEFLERFTNLGFTREQVLRVLAEVSKCSSPETLSTIWPTVLCRLREDAVFGSRSGFQATVRRDSGDASTSYEHIDDQRSLTNGIIQNGCTSFRSIASPLTHVTSLIPCSSLNYLVAQGSEPLRVGQDVLRLPPLEDVQNFEDAYNVVLILDDREHFIRTKSRQLIEKICDEFKIQIETRRLPVGDAIWIARHKQAGKEYILDFIVERKNVDDLRGSIRDNRYKDQKLRLQRTGIKKIMYVVEGDPNTCEGADSIKTADFGGI